A region from the Lolium perenne isolate Kyuss_39 chromosome 4, Kyuss_2.0, whole genome shotgun sequence genome encodes:
- the LOC127297007 gene encoding origin of replication complex subunit 2 translates to MAPRGGHAAAASSGSDDEEVEEAGFSRSYFLAKEKEPSSAKKRARATAAGKLADLNLVDEQVLRECLAEIPPKHEKEIDALTRSYQDQYRNWLFELRCGFGLLMYGFGSKKLLLEDFASTTLTDFTVIVVNGYLPSINLKQVIAAIAEIFWEQTKLKQKKQSGKKSQLSQNFASQSIDDIISFLNNQTSEDGDDGMCLLIHNIDGPALRDAESQQCLAQVSCCPRICIVASVDHVNAPLLWDKKMVHTQFKWSWYHVPTFSPYNVECVFYPLILASGGHAQTTKTALVVLQSLTPNAQSVFRVLAEYQLANEKEEGMPVSSLYTKCRERFLVSSQVTLNSHLTEFKDHDLIKIKKHSDGQDCLRIPLVPDALQKLLQELA, encoded by the exons ATGGCTCCGAGAGGCGGCCACGCGGCGGCGGCCAGCTCCGGCTCCGacgacgaggaggtggaggaggcgggCTTCTCCAGGAGCTATTTCCTCGCCAAGGAGAAGGAGCCCTCCTCCGCCAAGAAGCGCGCCCGCGCCACCGCCGCCGGAAAGCTGGCCGACCTCAATCTCGTCGACGAGCAG GTGCTGCGAGAGTGCCTCGCCGAGATACCCCCAAAGCACGAGAAGGAGATTGACGCCCTCACCAGGAGCTACCAGGACCAGTACCGCAACTGGCTTTTCGAGCTAAG GTGCGGTTTTGGCCTCTTGATGTATGGCTTTGGGTCGAAGAAGCTCTTGCTCGAGGATTTCGCCTCCACGACCTTGACTGATTTCACTGTTATTGTGGTCAATGGCTATCTCCCCTCCATCAACTTGAAGCAA GTAATAGCAGCAATAGCTGAAATATTTTGGGAGCAAACAAAACTTAAGCAGAAAAAACAGTCAGGAAAGAAGTCCCAATTATCACAAAACTTTGCCTCCCAATCAATAGATGATATTATCTCGTTTTTAAACAACCAAACATCAGAAGATGGTGATGATGGCATGTGCCTTCTTATTCACAATATTGATGGACCTGCACTGCGTGATGCTGAATCACAGCAGTGTCTAGCACAAGTTTCTTGCTGTCCACGAATCTGCATTGTTGCATCGGTAGATCATGTCAATGCACCTTTAT TGTGGGACAAGAAGATGGTACACACACAGTTCAAGTGGAGTTGGTACCATGTCCCTACGTTTTCACCTTACAATGTTGAATGTGTGTTCTACCCATTGATACTTGCTAGTGGTGGTCATGCACAAACCACAAAAACTGCCCTTGTTGTTCTTCAGAGTCTGACGCCGAATGCACAAAGTGTCTTTAGAGTTCTCGCTGAATATCAGTTGGCAAATGAAAAAGAGGAAG GTATGCCTGTCAGCAGCCTGTATACGAAATGTCGTGAGCGCTTCCTGGTGAGTAGCCAAGTGACATTGAACTCCCACCTGACAGAGTTTAAAGACCATGATCTTATAAAGATTAAAAAGCACTCTGATGGCCAAGATTGCCTCCGCATTCCACTTGTTCCTGATGCGCTGCAGAAACTGCTGCAAGAATTGGCCTGA
- the LOC127297006 gene encoding B3 domain-containing protein Os03g0184500: protein MAVEKKAMSPYEAERERTVQENKRKMEALNLRQLSAAVAPNTPSPMKHKRRRIFHAAAVVAPSPPRRSRRLADLPEIKYADACAEVDGERVGRWSPRKRSGSIYLARPGTTSMKARLEAETKAEELEAQLDPEFPSFVKRMLHSHVVRGFWLGLPSHFCDMYMPKQDCTITLVDDKDEEFGTNYLAYKKGLSGGWAGFALDHVIQDGDATVFQLIKPTTFKVHIIRATVDDDNEEAE, encoded by the exons atggcggtCGAGAAGAAGGCGATGTCGCCGTACGAGGCGGAGCGGGAGAGGACGGTGCAGGAGAACAAGCGCAAGATGGAGGCGCTCAACCTGCGCCAActctccgccgccgtcgcccccAACACCCCCTCCCCCATG AAGCACAAGAGGCGCAGGATCTTCcacgcggcggcggtggtggccccCTCGCCTCCCAGGAGGTCCCGCCGGCTGGCCGACCTCCCCGAGATCAAGTACGCGGACGCCTGCGCCGAG GTGGATGGAGAGAGAGTGGGAAG GTGGTCTCCTAGGAAACGATCTGGAAGCATCTACTTGGCAAGACCTGGAACAACTTCCATGAAAGCTAGGTTGGAGGCAGAGACAAAAGCTGAGGAGCTGGAAGCACAACTTGACCCTGAATTCCCATCCTTTGTGAAACGGATGTTACATTCACATGTGGTGCGAGGGTTCTGGCTG GGACTGCCTAGCCACTTCTGTGACATGTACATGCCAAAGCAAGATTGCACTATCACTTTGGTGGATGACAAAGATGAAGAATTTGGGACCAATTACCTAGCCTACAAGAAGGGGCTGAGTGGTGGTTGGGCTGGTTTTGctttggatcatgtgattcaggaTGGAGACGCCACGGTTTTTCAGCTCATCAAGCCTACGACCTTCAAG GTGCATATCATCCGGGCAACTGTTGATGATGACAACGAGGAAGCGGAGTGA
- the LOC127297005 gene encoding uncharacterized protein, with translation MRVAVTGATGYLGGRLCAALAGAGHDVRAFVRRTSDASGLPDAVELAYGDVGDADSLAAAFDGCDAVFHAAASVEPWLPDPSVFTTVNVRGLENVLEAAKRTPTVKKIVYTSSFFALGPTDGYVADETQMHQGKTFCTEYEKSKVLADRIALQAAAEGVPITIVYPGVIYGPGKLTTGNLVSRILIERFNGRLPGYIGDGYDRESFCHVDDVVSGHIAAMEKGRVGERYLLTGENKSFMQIFNMAASITSTRAPWFHVPLWAIEIYGWISVFISRITGKLPLISYPTVRVLRHQWAYSCDKAKRELGYSPRNLTEGLAEMLLWLKDEKLIKF, from the exons atgaggGTGGCGGTGACGGGCGCGACGGGGTACCTGGGAGGGCGCCTGTGCGCGGCGCTGGCGGGCGCGGGCCACGACGTGCGGGCGTTCGTGCGCCGCACCAGCGACGCATCCGGCCTGCCGGACGCCGTCGAGCTCGCCTACGGCGACGTCGGCGACGCCGACTCCCTCGCCGCCGCGTTCGACGGATGCGACGCCGTCTTCCACGCCGCCGCATCCGTCGAGCCATGGCTACCCGACCCCTCCGTCTTCACCACC GTCAATGTGAGAGGACTCGAGAATGTGCTCGAGGCAGCCAAGAGGACACCGACAGTAAAGAAGATTGTATATACGTCGTCGTTCTTCGCCCTTGGCCCAACAGATGGATACGTCGCAGACGAGACGCAG ATGCATCAAGGGAAAACATTTTGCACCGAGTACGAGAAATCAAAGGTTCTTGCGGATAGAATTGCATTGCAGGCAGCAGCGGAGGGAGTGCCAATAACCATTGTCTACCCAGGAGTTATCTACGGTCCTGGAAAGCTTACAACTGGAAACCTTGTCTCCCGCATT TTAATTGAAAGGTTTAATGGCCGTCTACCTGGTTACATTGGAGACGGTTATGACAGAGAATCATTCTGCCATGTCGATGATGTTGTTAGTGGACACATAGCAGCTATGGAGAAGGGCAGAGTGGGCGAAAGATATCTACTCACCGGAGAAAACAAGTCGTTCATGCAGATTTTCAACATGGCTGCTAGTATCACAAGCACAAGAGCTCCCTGGTTCCACGTACCGCTCTGGGCGATTGAAATATATGGGTGGATTTCAGTTTTCATTTCTCGCATCACTGGAAAGCTCCCACTGATCAGTTACCCT ACGGTGCGTGTTCTTAGACATCAATGGGCATATTCATGTGACAAAGCAAAGAGGGAACTGGGCTACAGTCCAAGAAACTTAACCGAAGGTCTAGCTGAGATGCTTTTATGGCTCAAGGATGAAAAACTGATAAAATTTTAG
- the LOC127297004 gene encoding probable LRR receptor-like serine/threonine-protein kinase At1g67720 encodes MPIPIAALLLLFLVAVTVPSSRAAVDAVPQPRGFYINCGADKEVQSGSIRWVPDAAFIAVGNASAINKPNILPVFSTVRHFPDATARKYCYTLPAVKGSRYLVRTTYFYGGFDGGTDPPVFDQIVDGTLWSAVNTTETSRRGMSTYFEMVAQAQGKSMSVCLARRPDTKSSPFISSLELVNLEDSMYNTTDFGKYVLTTVARSALGVKGDIVSYPDDQYNRYWAPFMDGNPTVESHSPISPIDFWNLPPAKALKGGITTSRGKKLTVQWPPVELPLASYYVALYFQDSRTASPYSWRVFDVAVNGKDFFRGLNASAAGVMVFSNMLQLAGKTEILLTPNETSPVGPLINAGEIYQIVPVGGRTATKDVVAMEELARSLKNPPPDWAGDPCLPPQNSWTGVNCSGDSPVRVLSLDLRNRTLSGSLPDSIGNLTGVQTIFLSGNKLSGPIPDFSSMQILTALHLDGNQFSGTINPSLGNLTNLKELYLNNNNLTGPVPPSLKTKPGLIMRTEGNKLL; translated from the exons ATGCCAATCCCCATTGccgctctcctcctcctcttcctcgtcgcggTCACCGTTCCCTCCTCCCGTGCCGCCGTCGACGCCGTCCCGCAACCCAGAGGGTTCTACATAAACTGCGGGGCGGACAAGGAGGTGCAGTCAGGGAGCATCAGGTGGGTGCCAGACGCTGCCTTCATCGCCGTCGGCAACGCCTCCGCGATCAACAAGCCCAACATCCTGCCCGTCTTCTCCACGGTGCGCCACTTCCCGGACGCCACCGCGCGCAAGTACTGCTACACGCTCCCCGCCGTCAAGGGCTCCCGCTACCTCGTCCGCACCACCTACTTCTACGGCGGCTTCGACGGCGGCACAGACCCGCCCGTCTTCGACCAGATCGTCGACGGCACCCTATGGAGCGCCGTCAACACCACCGAGACCTCCCGACGCGGCATGTCCACCTACTTCGAGATGGTGGCGCAGGCGCAGGGCAAGTCCATGAGCGTCTGCCTGGCCCGTCGCCCCGACACCAAGTCCAGCCCCTTCATCTCCTCCCTGGAGCTCGTCAACCTCGAGGACTCCATGTACAACACCACCGACTTTGGCAAGTACGTCCTCACCACCGTCGCGCGCAGCGCCCTCGGCGTCAAGGGCGACATCGTCAG CTATCCAGATGACCAGTACAACCGGTACTGGGCGCCGTTCATGGACGGCAACCCAACCGTGGAGAGCCACTCGCCGATCTCGCCCATCGACTTCTGGAACCTGCCGCCGGCCAAGGCGCTCAAGGGCGGCATCACCACGAGCCGGGGGAAGAAGCTCACCGTGCAGTGGCCGCCTGTGGAGCTGCCCCTCGCCAGCTACTACGTGGCGCTCTACTTCCAGGACTCGCGCACCGCCAGCCCCTACAGCTGGCGCGTCTTCGACGTCGCCGTCAACGGCAAGGACTTCTTCCGGGGGCTCAACGCGTCGGCGGCGGGCGTCATGGTGTTCTCCAACATGTTGCAGCTGGCCGGCAAGACGGAGATCCTGCTCACGCCCAACGAGACGTCCCCCGTCGGCCCGCTGATCAACGCCGGAGAGATCTACCAGATCGTGCCCGTAGGCGGCAGGACAGCCACCAAAGATG TGGTTGCCATGGAAGAACTCGCGAGGAGCCTCAAGAACCCGCCCCCAGACTGGGCCGGCGACCCTTGCCTGCCGCCGCAGAACTCATGGACTGGGGTCAACTGCTCTGGGGACTCGCCCGTGCGGGTCTTGTCACT GGATCTAAGAAACCGTACTCTTTCAGGATCGCTTCCCGACAGCATTGGAAATTTGACTGGGGTGCAAACCAT TTTTCTCAGTGGCAACAAACTCTCAGGCCCCATACCTGACTTCAGCAGCATGCAAATCTTAACTGCATT GCATCTAGATGGCAATCAGTTCAGTGGAACGATCAACCCGTCACTGGGAAACCTCACCAATCTTAAGGAGCT ATACCTGAACAACAACAATCTTACGGGACCTGTACCACCAAGCCTGAAAACCAAGCCTGGGCTTATCATGAG GACTGAGGGGAACAAACTTCTATGA